From a single Staphylococcus epidermidis genomic region:
- the trmD gene encoding tRNA (guanosine(37)-N1)-methyltransferase TrmD: MKIDYLTLFPEMFEGVLNHSILKRAQDKGIINVNTINFRDYSINKHNQVDDYPFGGGQGMVLKPEPVFNAMEDINHNEHTRVILMCPQGRPFTQEIAQELSEAKHIVFICGHYEGYDERIRKHLVTDEISMGDYVLTGGELPAMTMTDAIVRLIPGVLGNQASHQDDSFSDGLLEFPQYTRPREYKNMSVPEVLLSGNHAHIDQWRHEQKLIRTYEKRPDLLEQYPLTEKDREILETYKKKLKND, encoded by the coding sequence ATGAAGATAGATTATTTAACGCTATTTCCTGAAATGTTTGAAGGTGTTTTAAACCATTCAATATTAAAACGTGCGCAAGATAAGGGAATCATTAATGTTAATACTATCAATTTCCGAGATTATTCTATTAATAAGCATAATCAAGTTGATGATTACCCATTTGGTGGTGGCCAAGGTATGGTATTAAAGCCTGAACCTGTTTTTAATGCTATGGAAGACATAAATCATAATGAACATACTCGAGTGATACTTATGTGTCCACAAGGTCGTCCCTTTACTCAAGAGATTGCACAAGAATTAAGTGAAGCAAAACATATAGTCTTTATTTGTGGACACTATGAAGGATATGATGAGCGCATACGTAAGCATCTTGTAACTGATGAAATATCAATGGGGGATTATGTCCTAACTGGTGGAGAGTTACCAGCAATGACGATGACCGATGCAATAGTGAGGCTTATTCCAGGCGTCTTAGGTAATCAAGCATCACATCAAGATGATTCATTTTCAGATGGATTGTTAGAATTTCCTCAGTATACACGTCCTCGTGAATATAAAAATATGAGTGTTCCTGAAGTATTATTATCTGGCAATCATGCGCACATTGATCAGTGGAGACATGAACAAAAACTCATTCGTACTTATGAAAAGCGACCAGATTTATTAGAACAATATCCATTAACTGAAAAAGATAGAGAAATTTTAGAAACCTATAAAAAGAAATTGAAAAATGATTAA
- the rimM gene encoding ribosome maturation factor RimM (Essential for efficient processing of 16S rRNA), whose translation MEVEVGQIVNTHGIKGEVKVKSNSDFTETRFQPGEQLLVKHNNTEIVYTVASYRIHKGFHMLRFEGINNINEIEHLKGDYIYQERDHQDIELGEHEYYYSDIIGCTVFKDDDTPIGRVINIFETGANDVWVVKGEKEYLIPYIEDVVKDIDIETKTIKITPMEGLLD comes from the coding sequence ATGGAGGTAGAGGTTGGACAAATAGTCAATACCCATGGTATTAAAGGGGAAGTAAAGGTGAAATCCAATTCTGATTTTACTGAAACACGATTTCAACCTGGTGAACAATTACTTGTAAAACATAATAATACTGAAATTGTTTATACGGTCGCTTCTTATCGTATACATAAAGGATTTCACATGTTAAGGTTTGAAGGAATCAACAATATAAATGAAATTGAACATTTGAAAGGTGATTATATTTATCAAGAACGTGATCACCAAGATATAGAATTAGGAGAACATGAATACTATTATTCGGATATTATTGGTTGTACAGTATTTAAAGATGATGATACGCCAATTGGTCGGGTGATTAATATTTTTGAAACAGGTGCTAATGACGTTTGGGTTGTTAAAGGTGAAAAAGAGTATCTCATTCCTTATATTGAAGATGTTGTGAAAGATATTGATATAGAAACTAAAACGATTAAAATTACACCGATGGAAGGATTGTTAGATTAA
- the rpsP gene encoding 30S ribosomal protein S16 — MAVKIRLTRLGSKRNPFYRIVVADARSPRDGRIIEQLGTYNPAHVNAPEVKIDEELALKWLHDGAKPTDTVHNILSREGILKKFDEQKNAK; from the coding sequence ATGGCAGTTAAAATTCGTTTAACTCGTTTAGGTTCTAAAAGAAACCCATTCTATCGTATCGTAGTTGCAGATGCACGTTCACCACGTGATGGTCGTATCATTGAGCAATTAGGTACTTACAATCCAGCACACGTTAATGCACCAGAAGTTAAAATCGACGAAGAATTAGCTTTAAAATGGTTACACGACGGTGCTAAACCAACTGATACAGTTCACAATATCTTATCTAGAGAAGGTATTTTGAAAAAATTTGATGAACAAAAGAATGCTAAATAA
- the ffh gene encoding signal recognition particle protein: MAFEGLSDRLQATMQKMRGKGKVTEADIKTMMREVRLALLEADVNFKVVKEFVKTVSERALGSDVMQSLTPGQQVIKIVQEELTSLMGGENTSIKMANKPPTVVMMVGLQGAGKTTTAGKLALLMRKKYNKKPLLVAGDIYRPAAIDQLQTVGKQIDIPVYSEGDQVSPQQIVENALKHAKEEHLDFVIIDTAGRLHIDEALMNELQEVKEISKPDEIMLVVDAMTGQDAVNVAQSFDEQLDVSGVTLTKLDGDTRGGAALSIRSVTQKPIKFVGMSEKLDGLELFHPERMASRILGMGDVLSLIEKAQQDVDQEKAKDLEKKMRESSFTLDDFLEQLDQVKNLGPLDDIMKMIPGMNKMKGLDKLNMSDKQIDHIKAIIQSMTPKERSNPETLNVSRKKRIAKGSGRSLQEVNRLMKQFNDMKKMMKQFTGGGKGKKAKRNQMQNMLKGMNLPF, encoded by the coding sequence ATGGCATTTGAAGGATTATCCGATCGCTTACAAGCCACGATGCAAAAAATGCGTGGTAAAGGGAAAGTAACAGAAGCAGATATTAAAACGATGATGCGTGAAGTGAGATTAGCGTTATTGGAAGCCGATGTTAACTTCAAAGTTGTTAAGGAATTTGTTAAGACTGTTTCAGAACGAGCGCTAGGTTCTGATGTCATGCAATCTTTAACACCTGGCCAACAGGTTATTAAAATCGTACAAGAAGAACTTACTAGTTTAATGGGTGGAGAAAATACTTCCATTAAGATGGCAAACAAACCACCAACTGTTGTCATGATGGTCGGTTTACAAGGTGCAGGTAAAACGACGACAGCAGGTAAGTTGGCATTATTAATGCGTAAAAAATATAACAAGAAACCTTTACTTGTGGCAGGAGATATTTATCGTCCAGCTGCTATTGATCAATTACAAACAGTAGGTAAACAAATTGATATCCCTGTGTATAGTGAAGGTGATCAAGTATCACCACAACAAATTGTTGAAAATGCTTTAAAACATGCTAAAGAAGAACATCTAGATTTCGTTATCATTGATACAGCTGGTCGTTTACACATTGATGAAGCACTTATGAATGAGCTTCAAGAAGTTAAAGAAATCTCTAAACCAGACGAAATTATGCTTGTTGTTGATGCAATGACAGGTCAAGATGCTGTGAATGTGGCACAATCATTTGATGAACAATTAGATGTTTCAGGTGTAACATTGACTAAATTAGATGGTGATACACGCGGTGGTGCAGCACTTTCAATCCGTTCCGTTACCCAAAAACCTATTAAATTTGTAGGTATGAGTGAGAAATTGGATGGTTTAGAATTATTCCATCCTGAACGAATGGCCTCACGTATTTTAGGTATGGGTGATGTTTTAAGCCTCATTGAAAAAGCGCAACAAGATGTAGATCAAGAAAAGGCTAAAGATTTAGAGAAGAAGATGAGAGAGTCATCATTTACATTAGATGATTTCTTAGAACAGTTAGATCAAGTTAAGAATTTAGGTCCTTTAGATGACATTATGAAAATGATTCCTGGTATGAATAAAATGAAAGGTTTAGATAAGCTTAATATGAGTGATAAACAAATTGATCATATTAAAGCGATTATACAATCTATGACACCTAAGGAACGTTCAAACCCTGAAACATTAAATGTATCACGTAAAAAACGTATTGCAAAAGGATCCGGCCGATCTTTACAAGAAGTTAATCGATTAATGAAACAATTTAATGATATGAAGAAAATGATGAAACAATTTACTGGTGGCGGTAAAGGTAAAAAAGCTAAACGAAACCAAATGCAAAATATGTTAAAGGGTATGAACTTACCATTTTAA
- a CDS encoding putative DNA-binding protein: MGQNDLVKTLRMNYLFDFYQSLLTNKQKNYLELFYLQDYSLSEIADTFEVSRQAVYDNIRRTGDLVEDYESKLRLYQRFEKRRELYNLMKQSLNQPELLKQYITQLEELE; the protein is encoded by the coding sequence ATGGGACAAAATGATTTAGTTAAAACATTGCGTATGAATTATCTATTTGATTTTTATCAAAGTTTGCTTACAAATAAACAGAAAAATTATCTCGAATTATTTTATTTACAAGATTATTCTTTAAGTGAAATTGCTGATACATTTGAAGTGAGTAGACAAGCAGTTTATGATAATATAAGAAGAACTGGCGATTTAGTAGAAGATTATGAATCGAAATTACGACTATACCAAAGATTCGAGAAACGTCGTGAATTATATAACTTAATGAAACAATCACTTAATCAACCTGAGTTGCTTAAACAATATATCACTCAATTAGAAGAATTAGAGTAG
- the ftsY gene encoding signal recognition particle-docking protein FtsY has protein sequence MSFFKRLKDKFSSKSEDDIQKDLDETVDSNANSDSDSMDPNDSDEQVKPKKKPKKLSEADFDEDGLISIEDFEEIEAQKIGAKFKAGLEKSRQNFQEQLNNLIARYRKVDEDFFEALEEMLITADVGFNTVMKLTDELRTEAQRRNIQETEDLREVIVEKIVEIYHQEDDHSEAMNIEDGRLNVILMVGVNGVGKTTTIGKLAYRYQQEGKKVMLAAGDTFRAGAIQQLNVWGERVGVEVVSQNEGSDPAAVVYDAINAAKNKGVDILICDTAGRLQNKSNLMQELDKMKRVINRAIPDAPHEALLCLDATTGQNALSQARSFKEVTNVSGIVLTKLDGTAKGGIVLAIRNELHIPVKYVGLGEKMDDLQPFNPESYVYGLFADMIEQNEDIPEEISRNSSVESEEGN, from the coding sequence ATGAGTTTTTTTAAACGTCTGAAAGATAAATTTTCTAGTAAAAGTGAAGATGATATTCAAAAAGACCTAGATGAAACTGTAGATTCAAATGCTAATAGTGACTCAGATTCAATGGACCCGAATGATTCTGATGAACAAGTTAAACCCAAAAAGAAACCTAAAAAATTAAGTGAAGCTGATTTTGACGAAGATGGCTTGATATCGATTGAAGATTTTGAAGAAATTGAAGCTCAAAAAATTGGAGCAAAATTCAAAGCCGGTTTGGAAAAATCACGTCAAAACTTCCAAGAACAGTTAAATAATTTAATTGCTCGATATAGAAAAGTTGACGAAGATTTCTTCGAAGCTCTGGAAGAAATGCTTATTACTGCGGACGTTGGTTTTAATACCGTTATGAAATTAACTGATGAGCTACGTACAGAAGCACAAAGACGTAATATACAAGAAACAGAAGACTTAAGAGAAGTTATAGTTGAGAAGATTGTAGAAATCTATCATCAAGAGGACGATCATTCTGAAGCAATGAATATTGAAGATGGACGTTTAAATGTCATACTGATGGTTGGTGTGAATGGTGTCGGCAAAACAACAACAATTGGTAAATTAGCTTATCGTTATCAACAAGAAGGTAAAAAAGTAATGTTAGCCGCTGGTGATACCTTCAGAGCTGGAGCAATTCAACAATTAAACGTCTGGGGAGAACGTGTTGGTGTTGAAGTTGTGAGTCAAAACGAAGGTTCTGACCCTGCAGCAGTAGTATATGATGCGATTAATGCCGCAAAAAATAAAGGCGTAGATATTTTAATTTGTGATACTGCAGGACGCTTGCAAAATAAATCTAATTTAATGCAAGAGTTAGATAAAATGAAACGTGTGATTAATCGTGCAATACCTGATGCCCCCCATGAAGCTTTATTATGTTTGGATGCAACAACTGGTCAAAATGCACTTTCACAAGCACGTTCATTTAAGGAAGTTACAAATGTCTCAGGTATAGTTTTAACTAAATTAGACGGTACTGCTAAAGGGGGTATTGTATTAGCAATTCGAAATGAGTTACACATTCCAGTTAAATATGTTGGTTTAGGCGAAAAAATGGATGACTTACAACCGTTTAATCCTGAAAGCTATGTATATGGATTATTTGCTGATATGATAGAACAAAATGAAGATATTCCTGAAGAAATCTCTAGAAATTCATCCGTTGAATCTGAAGAAGGTAACTAA
- the smc gene encoding chromosome segregation protein SMC codes for MVYLKSIDAIGFKSFADHTNVQFDKGVTAIVGPNGSGKSNITDAIKWVLGEQSAKSLRGAKMEDIIFSGAEHRKAQNFAEVKLKLDNHSQKLQIDSEELVVTRRLYRSGESEYYLNNDRARLKDIIDLFLDSGLGKEAFSIISQGRVDEILNAKPINRRQIIEESAGVLKYKKRKAESIQKLDHTEDNLNRVEDILYDLEGRVKPLKEEAAIAKEYKQLSKEMEQSDVIVTVSDIDHYTEDNQRLDERLNHLKSQQAEKEGQQAQINQLLQKYKGKRQQNDYDIEKLNYELVKATENYEQLSGKLNVLEERKKNQSETNARYEEELDNLESQIDSIKNEKAQNEKLLAELKNKQKQLNKEVKELESLLYISDEQHDEKLEEIKNSYYTLMSEQSDVNNDIRFLEHTINENEAKKSRLDSRLVEAFNQLKDIQQNITQTQKEYQSSKKSMEKVEQNIQQLEQQLTDSKRLLSEYENKLYQAYRYNEKLKSRIDSLATQEEDYTYFFNGVKHILKAKDKELRGIHGAVAEVINVPSEMTQAIETALGASLQHVIVDNEKDGRQAIQYLKQRGLGRATFLPLNVIQPRHVAADIKDVARGSQGFINIASDAINVSAKYQNIIENLLGNTIIVENLKHANELARAIRYRTRIVTLEGDVVNPGGSMTGGGARKTKSILSQKDELSTMRNQLEDYQRQTAEFERQFKEQKTQAEQLSEQYFSASQQYNNLKEQVHHHELELDRLKTQEAHLKNEHEEFEFEKNDGYQSDKSKETLKEKQNHLIEIQQQLKQLESDIERYTQLSKEGKASTHQTQQQLHQKQSDLAVVKERIKSQKQVYERLDKQLSDSERQKIEVNEKIKLFNSDEMMGKDAFEKLKEQIQQQENVRQNLNQQLSEIKQQRKDLNEKIEINESQLQKCHQDILSIENHYQDIKAKQSKLDVLINHAIDHLNDTYQLTVERARMEYDSDETIDNLRKKVKLTKMSIDELGPVNLNAIEQFEELNERYTFLNEQRTDLREAKETLEQIIHEMDKEVEGRFKTTFHAVQDHFTTVFKQLFGGGQAELRLTEDDYLSAGVDIIVQPPGKKLQHLSLLSGGERALSAIALLFAILKVRSAPFVILDEVEAALDEANVIRYAQYLNELSTETQFIVITHRKGTMEFSDRLYGVTMQESGVSKLVSVNLNTIDEVMKEEQA; via the coding sequence ATGGTTTATTTAAAATCAATTGATGCCATAGGATTTAAATCTTTTGCCGACCATACCAATGTTCAATTTGATAAAGGTGTGACAGCTATTGTTGGTCCTAATGGAAGTGGTAAAAGTAATATTACTGATGCAATTAAATGGGTACTAGGTGAACAGTCTGCCAAATCACTACGCGGTGCTAAAATGGAAGATATCATTTTTTCAGGTGCTGAACATAGAAAAGCTCAAAATTTTGCTGAAGTAAAACTTAAATTAGATAATCATTCACAAAAACTACAAATTGATTCTGAGGAATTAGTTGTCACACGCCGTCTCTATCGAAGTGGTGAGAGTGAATATTATTTAAATAATGATCGTGCACGGTTAAAGGATATTATAGATTTATTTCTCGATTCAGGACTTGGAAAGGAAGCATTTAGTATTATTTCTCAAGGAAGAGTAGATGAAATATTGAATGCAAAACCAATCAATCGTCGACAAATTATTGAAGAATCTGCCGGAGTACTTAAATATAAAAAACGTAAAGCTGAATCGATTCAAAAACTTGACCATACTGAAGATAATCTTAATCGAGTCGAAGATATCTTATATGATTTAGAGGGACGAGTGAAACCGTTAAAAGAAGAGGCGGCCATTGCTAAAGAATATAAGCAATTATCTAAAGAGATGGAGCAAAGTGATGTCATCGTTACAGTATCTGACATTGATCATTATACTGAAGATAATCAGCGATTAGATGAGCGTTTAAATCACCTAAAGAGTCAACAGGCTGAGAAAGAAGGTCAACAAGCTCAAATCAATCAGTTACTACAAAAATATAAAGGTAAACGTCAACAAAACGATTATGACATTGAAAAGTTAAATTATGAATTAGTTAAAGCAACTGAGAATTATGAGCAATTATCAGGTAAGCTAAATGTATTAGAAGAAAGAAAGAAAAACCAATCAGAAACAAATGCAAGATATGAGGAAGAATTAGATAATTTAGAATCACAAATTGATTCTATTAAAAATGAAAAAGCCCAAAATGAAAAATTATTAGCTGAGTTAAAAAATAAGCAAAAGCAATTAAACAAGGAAGTTAAAGAATTAGAGTCACTTCTTTATATATCCGATGAACAACACGACGAAAAACTAGAAGAAATTAAAAATAGTTATTATACATTGATGTCAGAACAATCAGATGTTAATAATGATATAAGATTTTTAGAACATACAATCAATGAAAATGAAGCAAAAAAATCACGATTAGATTCGCGTTTAGTAGAGGCTTTCAATCAACTTAAAGACATTCAACAAAATATTACTCAAACACAAAAGGAATACCAAAGTTCTAAGAAATCTATGGAAAAAGTAGAACAAAATATTCAACAATTAGAACAACAGTTGACAGATTCTAAAAGACTTCTATCTGAATATGAAAATAAACTATATCAAGCCTATCGTTATAATGAAAAGTTAAAATCAAGAATTGATAGTTTAGCTACTCAAGAGGAAGATTACACGTATTTCTTTAATGGTGTAAAGCACATTTTGAAAGCAAAAGATAAAGAATTAAGAGGAATTCATGGTGCGGTTGCAGAAGTGATTAACGTTCCTTCAGAAATGACACAAGCGATTGAAACCGCCTTAGGTGCATCGTTACAGCACGTTATTGTTGATAATGAAAAAGACGGTCGCCAAGCAATCCAGTACTTGAAGCAAAGAGGTTTAGGTCGTGCTACTTTTTTACCATTAAACGTGATTCAACCAAGACATGTAGCTGCTGACATTAAAGATGTAGCTCGTGGTTCACAAGGGTTCATTAATATTGCATCTGATGCCATAAATGTATCTGCTAAATATCAAAACATCATTGAAAATTTATTAGGTAATACCATCATTGTAGAAAATTTAAAACATGCAAATGAACTTGCACGTGCCATTCGATATCGGACAAGAATAGTAACTTTAGAAGGTGATGTTGTAAATCCTGGTGGTTCCATGACAGGTGGAGGAGCACGTAAAACAAAAAGTATATTGTCACAAAAAGATGAATTATCAACAATGCGAAATCAACTTGAAGATTATCAACGACAAACAGCAGAATTTGAACGTCAGTTTAAAGAACAAAAAACACAAGCTGAACAATTAAGTGAACAATATTTTAGTGCAAGTCAGCAGTACAACAATTTAAAAGAACAAGTACATCATCACGAATTAGAACTGGATAGACTAAAAACACAAGAAGCACATCTTAAAAATGAACATGAAGAGTTCGAATTTGAAAAAAATGATGGATATCAAAGTGATAAAAGTAAAGAAACATTAAAAGAAAAACAAAATCATTTAATTGAGATACAACAACAATTGAAGCAACTAGAAAGTGATATTGAAAGATATACACAATTATCAAAAGAAGGAAAAGCTTCGACACATCAAACACAACAACAACTACATCAAAAACAATCTGATTTAGCTGTTGTTAAAGAGCGAATTAAATCGCAAAAGCAAGTTTATGAACGTTTAGATAAACAACTTAGCGATTCAGAACGTCAAAAAATTGAAGTAAATGAAAAAATCAAATTGTTTAATTCAGATGAAATGATGGGTAAAGATGCTTTTGAAAAGTTGAAAGAGCAAATTCAGCAACAAGAAAATGTAAGACAAAATTTAAATCAACAACTTAGTGAGATTAAACAGCAACGTAAAGATCTTAATGAGAAAATCGAAATAAATGAAAGTCAGCTTCAAAAATGTCATCAAGATATACTTTCTATAGAAAATCATTATCAAGATATTAAAGCAAAACAATCAAAGCTAGATGTATTAATCAACCATGCAATAGATCATTTAAATGACACGTATCAACTCACAGTAGAACGTGCAAGAATGGAATATGATTCTGATGAAACAATTGACAATTTGCGTAAAAAAGTAAAATTAACGAAGATGTCAATCGATGAATTAGGTCCTGTAAATTTAAATGCAATAGAACAATTTGAAGAGTTGAATGAACGATACACATTTTTAAATGAGCAACGAACAGATTTAAGAGAAGCAAAAGAAACCTTAGAACAAATCATTCATGAAATGGATAAAGAAGTTGAAGGACGTTTTAAGACAACATTTCATGCGGTTCAAGATCATTTTACGACAGTGTTTAAGCAATTATTTGGTGGTGGACAAGCAGAACTTCGTTTAACTGAAGATGACTATTTGTCTGCTGGCGTTGATATCATCGTACAACCGCCAGGAAAGAAATTACAACATCTTTCATTATTAAGCGGTGGTGAACGTGCTTTAAGTGCTATAGCATTATTGTTCGCCATTCTCAAAGTTCGATCAGCACCTTTTGTTATACTAGATGAAGTAGAAGCGGCATTAGATGAAGCGAATGTGATACGATATGCCCAATATTTAAATGAATTATCTACAGAAACACAATTCATTGTAATTACACATCGGAAGGGAACGATGGAGTTTTCTGATCGTTTATATGGTGTAACAATGCAAGAGTCTGGTGTTTCTAAGTTAGTTAGCGTCAACCTAAATACAATAGATGAGGTTATGAAGGAGGAACAAGCATGA
- the rnc gene encoding ribonuclease III, whose amino-acid sequence MTNQKKKEMVHDFQQKFTDKMKSLGLHFKNIDLYQQAFSHSSFINDFNMNRLEHNERLEFLGDAVLELTVSRYLFDRHPHLPEGNLTKMRATIVCEPSLVIFANKIKLNELILLGKGEEKTGGRTRPSLISDAFEAFVGALYLDQGLDSVWTFAEKVIFPYVEDDELVGVVDFKTQFQEYVHSQNKGDVTYQLIKEEGPAHHRLFTSEVILENKAVAEGKGKTKKESEQKAAEQAYKLMKNKKSL is encoded by the coding sequence GTGACTAACCAGAAAAAGAAAGAAATGGTACATGATTTTCAACAAAAATTTACTGATAAGATGAAGTCGTTAGGGTTACATTTTAAAAATATTGATTTATATCAACAGGCATTCTCTCATTCAAGTTTTATTAATGACTTTAATATGAATCGTTTAGAACACAACGAACGCTTAGAATTTTTAGGTGATGCGGTATTAGAATTGACGGTTTCACGCTATCTTTTTGACAGACATCCTCATTTACCAGAAGGTAATTTGACAAAGATGCGCGCAACAATTGTTTGTGAACCTTCACTTGTGATATTTGCGAATAAAATTAAATTAAACGAACTGATTTTATTAGGTAAAGGTGAAGAGAAGACAGGAGGCAGAACAAGACCTTCCCTTATTTCAGATGCATTTGAAGCTTTTGTAGGTGCACTATATTTAGATCAAGGTTTAGATTCAGTATGGACATTTGCTGAAAAAGTCATCTTTCCGTATGTAGAAGATGACGAGCTTGTTGGCGTCGTAGACTTTAAAACACAATTCCAAGAATATGTACATAGCCAAAATAAAGGAGATGTGACATACCAATTAATTAAAGAAGAGGGTCCCGCACATCATAGACTATTTACATCGGAAGTGATTTTAGAAAATAAAGCAGTTGCAGAGGGTAAAGGAAAGACAAAGAAAGAATCCGAACAAAAGGCAGCAGAACAAGCGTATAAACTAATGAAAAATAAAAAATCATTATAA
- a CDS encoding acyl carrier protein — protein MENFDKVKDIIVDRLGVDADKVTEDASFKDDLGADSLDIAELVMELEDEFGTEIPDEEAEKINTVGDAVKYINSLEK, from the coding sequence GTGGAAAACTTCGATAAAGTAAAAGACATCATCGTTGATCGTTTAGGCGTAGATGCTGATAAGGTAACAGAAGACGCATCATTCAAAGATGATTTAGGCGCTGACTCACTTGATATCGCTGAATTAGTAATGGAATTAGAAGACGAATTTGGTACTGAAATTCCTGATGAAGAAGCAGAAAAAATCAACACTGTTGGTGATGCTGTTAAATACATCAACAGCCTTGAAAAATAA
- the fabG gene encoding 3-oxoacyl-[acyl-carrier-protein] reductase, which yields MNKSALVTGASRGIGRSIALQLAEEGYNVAVNYAGSKDKAEAVVEEIKAKGVESFAIQANVAKGDEVKEMIKEVVSQFGSVDVLVNNAGITKDNLLMRMKEQEWDDVIDTNLKGVFNCIQKVTPQMLRQRSGAIINLTSIVGAMGNPGQANYVATKAGVIGLTKTAARELASRGITVNAVAPGFIVSDMTNALSDDLKDQMLEQIPLKRFGEDTDIANTVAFLASDKAKYITGQTIHVNGGMYM from the coding sequence ATGAATAAAAGTGCTTTAGTTACAGGTGCTTCTCGTGGTATTGGTAGAAGCATTGCATTGCAATTAGCGGAAGAAGGATATAATGTAGCTGTCAATTATGCTGGAAGTAAAGATAAAGCAGAAGCAGTTGTTGAAGAAATTAAAGCTAAAGGTGTAGAAAGCTTTGCAATACAAGCCAATGTTGCAAAAGGCGATGAAGTTAAAGAAATGATTAAAGAAGTGGTAAGTCAGTTTGGTTCTGTAGATGTATTGGTTAACAATGCAGGGATAACTAAAGACAACTTACTTATGCGTATGAAAGAACAAGAATGGGATGACGTGATTGATACGAACTTAAAAGGTGTGTTTAACTGTATTCAAAAAGTAACGCCACAAATGTTGCGTCAACGTAGTGGTGCAATCATTAATCTAACTAGTATTGTTGGTGCAATGGGTAATCCTGGACAAGCAAACTATGTTGCAACAAAAGCAGGTGTCATTGGATTAACAAAAACTGCAGCACGAGAACTAGCATCACGAGGTATTACAGTGAACGCTGTAGCACCTGGTTTCATCGTTTCAGACATGACAAATGCTTTAAGTGATGATTTGAAGGATCAAATGTTAGAGCAAATTCCTTTAAAACGTTTTGGAGAAGATACAGATATAGCTAATACTGTTGCCTTCCTAGCTTCTGATAAAGCTAAATATATTACAGGCCAAACAATTCATGTTAACGGTGGAATGTATATGTAA
- the fabD gene encoding ACP S-malonyltransferase: MGKIAVVFPGQGAQKVGVASDLYNEEERSTRVLNLAQETVDFDLLETMFTDNDGKLGETENTQPALLTHSVALLESLNHLKVDYTMGHSLGEYSSLVASGVLSFEDAVRIVRKRGQLMARAFPNGVGGMAAVLGLDYDDVDKICQTLSTKEQLIEPANINSPGQIVVSGHKSLIDELVKKGKELGAKRVLPLAVSGPFHSSMMKVIEEDFANFINQFEWHNANYPVVQNVNAKGETDAEVIKRNMVKQLYSPVQFIQSTKWLINQGVDHFIEIGPGKVLSGLIKKINRDVKITSIQTLEDVKGWNNHE, from the coding sequence ATGGGTAAAATAGCAGTTGTATTCCCAGGCCAAGGTGCACAAAAAGTAGGGGTGGCTAGTGACTTATATAATGAAGAGGAACGCTCGACTCGAGTATTAAATTTAGCTCAAGAGACAGTAGACTTTGATTTGCTAGAAACGATGTTTACTGATAATGATGGGAAATTAGGAGAAACAGAAAATACACAACCTGCACTATTAACGCATAGTGTTGCGTTACTAGAATCATTAAATCATTTAAAAGTAGATTATACTATGGGACATAGCTTAGGAGAATATTCAAGCTTAGTTGCTAGTGGTGTATTATCTTTTGAAGATGCGGTTAGAATTGTGCGTAAACGTGGCCAACTTATGGCTCGAGCGTTTCCTAACGGTGTTGGAGGTATGGCAGCAGTATTAGGTTTGGATTATGATGATGTTGATAAGATATGTCAAACGTTATCTACAAAAGAACAGTTAATTGAACCTGCTAATATTAACTCACCAGGTCAAATCGTGGTGTCTGGACATAAATCTTTAATTGATGAATTAGTAAAAAAGGGCAAAGAACTTGGTGCTAAACGCGTTCTTCCATTAGCTGTTTCCGGTCCTTTTCATTCTTCAATGATGAAAGTTATTGAAGAGGATTTTGCTAATTTCATTAATCAATTTGAATGGCATAATGCTAATTATCCAGTTGTTCAGAATGTTAATGCAAAGGGAGAAACCGATGCTGAAGTAATTAAACGCAATATGGTTAAACAATTATATTCACCTGTTCAATTTATTCAATCAACGAAGTGGTTGATTAATCAAGGTGTCGATCACTTTATTGAAATTGGACCGGGAAAAGTATTATCTGGGCTTATCAAAAAAATAAATCGAGATGTAAAAATCACTTCAATTCAAACACTCGAAGATGTGAAAGGATGGAATAATCATGAATAA